From the Hyphomicrobium sp. ghe19 genome, one window contains:
- a CDS encoding ABC transporter permease — MPSRSKVSAALPSIPWLMLPTLVFIVVAFGWPLLYLLRMSFNEHPAGGIYVEAWSLRNYLVVLTEPNMLAVIGRTIYISLVTAIVTVVAAFFFAQFVWLREGRNKLMLLAIAIAPMLISEVSVIIGWRMFFPSNGLLSYALMSTGLSDQKVNLLGTQIAAVVGLSYISISYCFFSILSVLNGIDRNLLTASGDLGASPLRTFFTVLLPLAKGGIAAAFTQAFVFTMGIYATTNALGPDSLWTMPYEIQLQMLTRRNWPMAAAISVVLIAIIATTALVTQWLRHRKASSHV, encoded by the coding sequence GTGCCGAGCCGCTCAAAGGTCTCGGCAGCACTGCCGAGCATCCCATGGCTGATGCTGCCGACGCTCGTGTTCATCGTGGTCGCCTTCGGCTGGCCGTTGCTCTATCTGCTTCGCATGAGCTTCAACGAACATCCCGCAGGCGGGATTTACGTCGAAGCCTGGTCGCTGCGAAACTATCTGGTCGTGCTGACCGAGCCCAACATGCTCGCCGTGATCGGCAGAACGATCTACATCTCGTTGGTCACCGCCATCGTCACGGTCGTCGCTGCATTTTTCTTTGCACAATTTGTTTGGCTCCGCGAAGGCCGCAACAAGCTGATGCTGCTCGCCATTGCGATCGCGCCGATGCTGATCTCGGAGGTCTCAGTCATCATCGGATGGCGGATGTTCTTTCCCTCGAACGGTCTGCTTTCCTATGCGCTGATGTCGACCGGGCTCAGCGATCAGAAGGTCAATCTCCTCGGCACCCAAATTGCGGCGGTCGTCGGCCTTTCCTACATCTCGATTTCCTATTGCTTCTTCTCGATCCTCAGCGTTCTGAACGGGATCGATCGCAATCTACTGACCGCCAGCGGCGACCTTGGCGCATCGCCACTCCGAACGTTCTTCACGGTCCTCTTGCCCCTCGCTAAAGGCGGCATAGCAGCAGCGTTTACGCAGGCGTTCGTCTTTACGATGGGCATCTACGCGACCACGAACGCGCTCGGCCCGGATTCGCTCTGGACGATGCCCTACGAAATCCAGCTTCAGATGCTGACGCGTCGCAACTGGCCGATGGCCGCCGCGATTTCCGTCGTGCTGATCGCGATCATCGCGACGACGGCGCTCGTGACGCAATGGCTCCGGCACAGAAAGGCATCGAGCCATGTTTGA